CATAATCAGTATATAATTTTATAGTCTAATGTGCAAGTAAATAATGATATATGCTGGTGAATTCTGATACAATTATACTTTGAAACGCTTACAATACAACATATTGACAGAAATAGAAATAATACAGAAAAGAAAGAGAATTCTAAGATGAAAACATTACTGATTGCTGGTTATACGGCATTTGATATTAGCCTATTTGACGAAAAAGACATAAAGCTGACTGTTATTAAACTTGCCATTCGAAAAAAATTGGAAAGTTTAGCATCTGAAGGACTAGAATGGCTTATTTTTAGTGGTAATCTCGGATTCGAATACTGGGTATTACAAGTTGCCTTAGAAATGAAAATCGACTATGGCTTTAAGCTTGCGACCATTTTTCCCTTCAAAACACATGGCCAGAACTGGAACGAGGGTAATCAAACAAAATTGGCATTATTCAAGCAAGTTGACTTCACCCAATATGCCTATGATGCTTACGAAAATCCAGGACAATTTCGCGAATACAACACCTTCTTAATCCAGCACGCTGATGGTGCATTTATTTTCTATGATGAAGAAAATGAGACGAAACTCAAATATTTAGTAGCCAAATTTAATGAAACAGCTGGTTTTGCTGTCCACTACTTAAGATTTGATGCTTTACAAGATATCGCTGATGAACTAAATACTGGTTTTTGACATAACATAACGACGAAAACACCTCCTATATTTTGGCTACTATGCCTAAAGTATAGGAGGTGTTTTTATAGAATTACTTTGAGTCAGCTACGACTAAAGGTACAAATGAACCTAGTGTATCGAGCCATTCCATACTTTTTTTTTATAGTAATTTAAAGCCATTATAACAATTAATCAATAAGACACTTATGATAACAACCTGAAATACCTGCATTACTCTCTCTTCAGATAAGACATGACTTAATTTCCCGCCTAGTAACCCACCGATTACAGCAGCTGGAATGATATACGCTAATACCGATAAATCATAGCTAGAAAATCCAGTACCTAAGGCTATAGTTCCTATTTTCGATAGCTGTGAAAAAAGAATACTACATATTGAGTAAACTGTTGCTTCTTTAATCGGCATCGAAAATAGTAGCATAAACAAAGAGACATTAATTGGTCCACCACCTATTCCTAATAGACTAGCTAGAAAACCTAATACCAAACCGCAAATCAAGTAGCAGGCACTGTTGGTTAATCGATACCTTATATGTGACATTTTACTGTAACACAATGCAAAAAGTAAGGTGATAACTGTCAACACAATCTGTATCTTCTGAACTGATGCGTCACTGTTAAATTTCTCTAGTAAATAATCAAGTGTGCTGTTGCCCAACATCCCACCAGCTATTGCACCCGCTGATACCCAACTAATTAATCGCCAATTAAACTGTTGATGGCTACTTATCTGGCGAGCGGTTGATACCACGGACATGGTAAGGACAGCGACTGATGAATAAAAGGAGATAGCCGCAACTGAATGGGCACCAATCAAATCGAAAGTTGGTTTGATGAGTACCCCACCACCCATACCCGATATCGCACCGATCGTGTTTGCTATGACAATAACAAAGAAATATAATTCCCCTATCATCGACATCGCTCCTCTACTGTCGCTAATATATAATCAATCTGAGGCAAAAATTCATGCAACAAGGCCGCGTAACCGCAGTAACCTGTTTCATCTACATACATAGCATCTTTCATGCGTTTACAACCACCGCGACACATATTCAAGAAAGGACATGTATGGCAAGTTTCTGGTAGGTTTGGCTGCTCACAAATAAAGCGTTTCGCATTTTTATTTGAAAACAACTGACGCAGTGTTTTGTCTTGAATATAGCCCATTCGATAGTCATCCAGCACATAAAAGTCACAAGGGTAGACGCTCCCATCTGCTTCAATCACATACTGTACTTGGCAATTCCCTAACATCCCACAGGATGTCACGCGCTTAGCTATCAAAAGATTGATAATATCATCAAATAGTTTAACGCTGATAGCCTGTCCTTTTTCTAGTGCAGCTAACCAGTCAGTCAATAACTGATGATAGAATGTCGCAAACTCCTTTGGTGTCAAGACGTAGTCACTAGCCTCACTTGCATCTAAATCAGCCAAACAAGGAATAAACTGGATATAGCTAATGTGCTCTTTTTGAATAAACTGCATGACTTTTTTAGCTTCCTTCGCTAACGGCGCAGTCAAGACACAGAGGACATTATAATCTATCTCATGTTTATCAAATAGGTGTTTAGTTAGCATGACCCGGTGAAATGTTCCGCTACCTTTGGGATCAATACGATTTAAATCATGATAGAGAGGATGCCCATCAATCGATAAGCCTACCAAGAAATTATTGGCTTTCAAGAACCTGCACCACTGCTCATTAATTACCATCCCATTTGTCTGAATGGTATAGTATACGTCGATTTGTTTCACCTGTGCCGCTACTAAGGCGACAATATGTTCAAAGTAGGATAGACCAGCCAGCGTTGGCTCACCGCCTTGAAAGGCAAGTGTCAGTACATCACCATCTGATAAATCCTGAAAAATATTGGTGATCATTTTTTCTGCTACTTCTGACGTCATTTTACCAAACGAACGCACCTCACGAAGCCCACTCACATTAGCATAAAAACAGTATTTACAGCGTATATTACAAAGCGATGAGGCAGGTTTGATCAACACTGATATCTGTTTCATATGTCTTACACCTTTCTTTTTTATCTTAGTCTAATTTGCAGGTCAGAATGAACAAGCTAATCAACCCAGTTTATTTCTTTTACCTGTATGAACCGGTTAAGTAAACTTATCCCTTACCGTTTGTCTCGCTTCATAGGGACAAAATCAGTCGTCGCCATATAGAATTCCGTTACCCGATTTTTCATCTCCTGCACAATTTTTTGATATGCTGGGTCAACTGCTAAATTATTGATTTCCATAGGATCTGCAATCATATCATATAACTCATCTGTCTCATAAAGTCGCATAGTGTATTTGTAGTCTCCCATTTTACACATAACTGCTTTAGTATGCTCAGGCCCCTCACTATATTGTGTGGACAGACGTGGCCAGTAAGTTGATTCTGGACCGTGTCCCAGCTCCATAGCCTGTGTTTCTCCGTGCACCCGACCACCTTCACAGAATACAGCATCCTTATGTGTTTCATCTCCGGATACAGCATGTAAAAGGGATTCACCAAATTGGGTATAAGACAACTTAAAGCCTGCTAAATCAGCCAGTGTAGCTGGCAAGTCTAATAATTCAACTTGTGCCTTAGAAATCCGAGGGGTAACGGCAATCCCTTTGGCTGGCTTAATCAGTAAGGGGACATTTGAGATTGGATCTTCAAAACAGTTTTGTACTTTTTCTGTAATACCATAGTCTCCTGTATAGTCGCCATGGTCACTAAAAACAACCAGCGTCGTTTCATCATAGAGCTCAGTCTCTTTTAACTTATCTTTAATCATCCCTAATTGGGCATCAAAACGTGACACCATAGCGAGATAAGTCGCCCTCAGTTCATCAAAGCGCTCCTCTGACCAGTCATTTAAATTCTGTTTTTCATTAATACCGTAGAGCATCGATGCCTTGTTCGGTATATCCTTTACATTTGGTCGACGTTTGGGCAACTGATGCCGATCAATACTTGAATACCAAGGATCCTCACACCCATAAGGCGGGTGTGGGAAAGAAATCGTACAGTAAACAAAGAATGGTTTGTCTGACCCTGCTTTACTTCTCCGGTCAATATAAGCTAGCGCTTGCTCAACACAGTTCCAATCAGTTTTACCATACCCTTCACCATCTGGTAGTTTACCCATATAAAAAGAATAATAGGTATCCCCTGATAGCATCTCATCATAGAGCTTTTTACTATCAGCATTCATATCAGTGGAGAAATTCATTTCACTATTTTCAGCATCCCGCGTATTTTCAGGTCTGACCCCATCGTAATACTCGTCACAATATGCTGTCTTCGTCCGATCGGCAGGCACAATATCGTTTCTACCAATCCAGATGACTTCATACCCATTTTCTTTCATCTCTTTTAAGATATTTGGTTCATCTTCACGTTGCAAGTAATGCATGGTCCGATGCCCACTGACATGAGGATACAAACCCGTTAGAAAACTGTTCCGAGATGGGACACAGACTGGATTTTGACAGTAGGCATTTTCAAATGATACTCCCTCCTGTGCTAAGCTATCCAAATTTGGTGTAATCGCTGCTGGATTACCCATGTGTGCCATCGCATCACTTCGCATTTGGTCTGCTACAAATAACATAATATTCTTTTTATCGCTCATCATAAGCCTCCTAAGTAATAATCGTCAATAAGATATCTGACGTGTCAACACTTTTTTCATCCGTTTTAATCACGTCTAGTACATCTTTCGTATTGGTCACAATAACTGGGGTCTCTAACCTATACCCTGCCTTTTCAATGGCTTCTATATCAAAGGTTAACAGCACTTGGCCTTTTTTAAACTTATCTCCTTGCTTAACCAAGGGTTCAAAATAGTTGCCAGTGAGTTCAACCGTATCCATCCCGACATGCACCAGGATCTCAACGCCATTATCTAAAATCATGCCAATGGCATGATTTGTCGGAAATAAGACAGTCACCTCACCACCTTCCGGTGCATAGACCTTCCCTTCGCTTGGCAAAACACCAAGTCCATCTCCTAGTAAAGCTGTAGAGAATGCGGCATCTTTTAGTTGGTCTAAGGGGATTATCTCCCCCTTAACTGGAGATAAAATCGCATATTTTTCTGATGGTGCGATTGTCTCATCTGTCGGATTACTATCAACCGGTTCAGTCTCAGATACAGCTGAATCCTCCTCATCAATTTTGGGGTCATAAGAGTAGAAATAGGTAATCAAGAAACCTGCGCCAAAAGCGACCAAACAGGCAAGTGCAAACCCGATAAAACTCTTATCGAAACCAGTAGTAGGGTTAATAAACTTTGGCAAAGCAAAAATCCCAGTACCACCATTAATATGTGATCTTGTTTTAAATACGCCCATAATCGCACCACCCATTGCGACTGAAACTGAGGTCGTATAGAATACTTTTTTTCTTGGTAGGGTGACACCATATAAGGCCGGTTCAGTCACTCCAAATAGTGAGGATAGGAAGGCTGGGAGGGCAATTTCTTTTAACTTTTTATTTTTAGTTTTTAACATGACAGCTAAGGTCACGCCTGCTATAGCAAGTGGGGTTGTAGCGCCTGCTATCATGACAACATCATACCCAAGTGTTGCTAAATTATTTAAGGCAATCGGAATGAAGCCCCAATGCAAGCCAAACATGATAAACACCTGCCAAAAGCCACCGATTAAAATCCCAGATAAAATCGGACTCAAATTATAGGATGCAGATAATAGTTGACCTAAGAATAAACCTAACCAGGTTGTCAGTGGGCCAACAATTAGAAAAACAAGTGGCACCGTAATGATTAAGGTTAAAAAGGAGACAAAGAAACTGCGTACAAGACGAGGGATCACACGATTAAAGACC
The DNA window shown above is from Lactococcus paracarnosus and carries:
- a CDS encoding sulfite exporter TauE/SafE family protein, with amino-acid sequence MIGELYFFVIVIANTIGAISGMGGGVLIKPTFDLIGAHSVAAISFYSSVAVLTMSVVSTARQISSHQQFNWRLISWVSAGAIAGGMLGNSTLDYLLEKFNSDASVQKIQIVLTVITLLFALCYSKMSHIRYRLTNSACYLICGLVLGFLASLLGIGGGPINVSLFMLLFSMPIKEATVYSICSILFSQLSKIGTIALGTGFSSYDLSVLAYIIPAAVIGGLLGGKLSHVLSEERVMQVFQVVIISVLLINCYNGFKLL
- a CDS encoding beta-glucoside-specific PTS transporter subunit IIABC, whose protein sequence is MTEYQNLNETILKNIGGKENISGLAHCMTRLRFRLKDESKANTEVIKKLSGVVTVVQSGGQYQVVIGNHVSEVYKEFVVMAGIQDAARSEASEDKPKGVLNIFIDIVSGIFTPVISVLMAAGMIKGLVALLSAFKLLEPTSGTFIILNATGDGLFYFFPLFLGYTGAKKFGGKPFIGMAVGAAIVYPTITATMANGDALFTLFRGTVIESPVYVTFLGIPVILMSYTSSVVPIIAGTYLAAKLEGVFNRVIPRLVRSFFVSFLTLIITVPLVFLIVGPLTTWLGLFLGQLLSASYNLSPILSGILIGGFWQVFIMFGLHWGFIPIALNNLATLGYDVVMIAGATTPLAIAGVTLAVMLKTKNKKLKEIALPAFLSSLFGVTEPALYGVTLPRKKVFYTTSVSVAMGGAIMGVFKTRSHINGGTGIFALPKFINPTTGFDKSFIGFALACLVAFGAGFLITYFYSYDPKIDEEDSAVSETEPVDSNPTDETIAPSEKYAILSPVKGEIIPLDQLKDAAFSTALLGDGLGVLPSEGKVYAPEGGEVTVLFPTNHAIGMILDNGVEILVHVGMDTVELTGNYFEPLVKQGDKFKKGQVLLTFDIEAIEKAGYRLETPVIVTNTKDVLDVIKTDEKSVDTSDILLTIIT
- a CDS encoding sulfatase-like hydrolase/transferase; protein product: MMSDKKNIMLFVADQMRSDAMAHMGNPAAITPNLDSLAQEGVSFENAYCQNPVCVPSRNSFLTGLYPHVSGHRTMHYLQREDEPNILKEMKENGYEVIWIGRNDIVPADRTKTAYCDEYYDGVRPENTRDAENSEMNFSTDMNADSKKLYDEMLSGDTYYSFYMGKLPDGEGYGKTDWNCVEQALAYIDRRSKAGSDKPFFVYCTISFPHPPYGCEDPWYSSIDRHQLPKRRPNVKDIPNKASMLYGINEKQNLNDWSEERFDELRATYLAMVSRFDAQLGMIKDKLKETELYDETTLVVFSDHGDYTGDYGITEKVQNCFEDPISNVPLLIKPAKGIAVTPRISKAQVELLDLPATLADLAGFKLSYTQFGESLLHAVSGDETHKDAVFCEGGRVHGETQAMELGHGPESTYWPRLSTQYSEGPEHTKAVMCKMGDYKYTMRLYETDELYDMIADPMEINNLAVDPAYQKIVQEMKNRVTEFYMATTDFVPMKRDKR
- a CDS encoding radical SAM/SPASM domain-containing protein, whose translation is MKQISVLIKPASSLCNIRCKYCFYANVSGLREVRSFGKMTSEVAEKMITNIFQDLSDGDVLTLAFQGGEPTLAGLSYFEHIVALVAAQVKQIDVYYTIQTNGMVINEQWCRFLKANNFLVGLSIDGHPLYHDLNRIDPKGSGTFHRVMLTKHLFDKHEIDYNVLCVLTAPLAKEAKKVMQFIQKEHISYIQFIPCLADLDASEASDYVLTPKEFATFYHQLLTDWLAALEKGQAISVKLFDDIINLLIAKRVTSCGMLGNCQVQYVIEADGSVYPCDFYVLDDYRMGYIQDKTLRQLFSNKNAKRFICEQPNLPETCHTCPFLNMCRGGCKRMKDAMYVDETGYCGYAALLHEFLPQIDYILATVEERCR
- a CDS encoding SLOG family protein — its product is MKTLLIAGYTAFDISLFDEKDIKLTVIKLAIRKKLESLASEGLEWLIFSGNLGFEYWVLQVALEMKIDYGFKLATIFPFKTHGQNWNEGNQTKLALFKQVDFTQYAYDAYENPGQFREYNTFLIQHADGAFIFYDEENETKLKYLVAKFNETAGFAVHYLRFDALQDIADELNTGF